CCTGCAGGGCGTGGACCAGCTCGTGAGACAGCGTCGCGCGGTCGATGTGGGGCGTCTCGGTGGGGCTGACGATGACGATGCGGTCCTCGCCCGACGAGTAAAAGCCCTGGACCGTCGTCGAGAAGGTGTCGTCGATGGCCTCGCTGCTGCCCGCGTCCTCGCCGATGAGGACGAGCGCCTCCCACACCTGGTCGTTCCAGGGGTCCGCTGGTGGGCCGGCGGCGCTCCCGTTCCCGCGCGAGCGGTTGCGGTACTCCGCCCGCGAGACGACCTCGACTGGGACCGGGTCGGTGAACTCCCGCTCGCGGATCTGCTCGATCCGGGCCATCGTCCGCGCGACGACGGCCTCCCGTTCGCTCTCGTTGAGGCCGTCCTCGGTCGTCACCGACACCGGGTCGTCGTACCAGTAGCCGGCCTCCCACCCCAGCGTGTCGCCGCCGGGCGGGGCGTCGGGGTGGTCCGGCCCACCCAGGACGGGCCCGCCCTCGAACACCGGCGCGCTGCAGCCGGCGATGACCACGACCAGCGCCACCAGGACGGTCCTACGCATCGTGAACCTCCTCCAGTTCGTCCTCGGTCGGCGCGTTCACGACGGTCACCGTCCGGCCGTCGACGCGAATCGAGACGGCGTCCGCGAACGGGCTGGCTTCCTCGACGACCCAGACTCCGTCGGCCGTCGCCTCGCCGCCCCAGTGGCCGACGACCCGTTCCCAGGCGGCGGCGAACGTACGGGCCTCTGACTCCGTCGTCCAGACCGTCTTCCAGACGTAGGCCGTCTCGGCGCCGCTGGCGTAGACGTGCATGCGACCCCCGCGCCACCCCCGCGTCGCCGGCAGGTCGTAGTTGTACGGGTCCGTCCTGTCGACCGCCCCGTTCTCGTAGTTCACCACGTCGGCGCGCCGGACGACGGCGCTCTCGTTGTAGTCGTCGGTCAGCGTGTACGCGAGCGAGGCGGTGATGGCCGAGGGACCGACGACGGCGTAGTCCGGGCGCCCGTCGGGCCGGACCCGCGTCCACTCGCCGCTCGAGCGGTCGGCCAGGTCGACCGACTCGGCCCGCCACGCCGGATACTTACTCGGGTCGATGACCTCGGCAGCGCTGTCGGGGACGTCGTCGTAGGCGTCGTTCACCGCCGCCCACCCGCCGCGCTCGCGGAGCGTCGCGACCAGGCCCGGCCCGTCGCTGTACGGGAAGTACTCCAGGACGTTCAGGCCGAAGTGCCGGGCGCCACCGCCGCCACGCGCGGGCCGTTCGAGACAGTCCCACGGCCCCCCGCAACGCTCGGCGTAGCGCGCGCCGACCGTCGTGGCGTCGCCCTCGAGGAGGCCGTTCCGGCCCTGCACGGCGTCGCGGGTCCGCGCGTCGCTCGCGAGGTCGACGTGCTGGTCCTGCAGGGCGTGGACGAGCTCGTGGGCGAGCGTCCGTTCGCTGAGCCGGGGCGTCTCCGTCTCCGTGACGAGGACGATGGCGCTCGCCGACGGGCTGTAATAGCCCAGCACGCTGGCGCCGAACTGGCGGTCCTGGGCGGCGATGGCGTCGCGGTCCTCGCCGACGAGGAACAGCGCCTCGAACTTCGCGTTGTCGAACCGGCCGAGCGTCTCGTCGGCGCTCCCGCCCGACCGGTTGCGGTACGCGGCGCGCGAGACGACCCGCACCGGGACCGACTCCTCGAACTCGAGGTCCCGAATCGTCTCGACGCGCGCCATCGTCCGCGCGACGACGGCGGCACGTTCCGTCTCGTTGAGCCCGTCGTCTGTCGTCACCGCCAGCGACTCGTTGGCCCAGTAGCCCGCCTCCCAGCCCAGGCGGTCCGTCTCGGGGTCCGGCCGGGGGTCGTCGCTTTCCGGCGCCGTCCCATTCTTCGCTTCGGTGGCTGTCGCCGCCGTCTCGGTTTCCACGTCGAGGACGAACGTCTCCGGCGTCGGCGTCCCCGTCGCGGTCCGCTGGGTCGCCCCGTCGCTGGTCGAGGGCGATCCGGGCGCCTGACACCCGGCGAGTACGAGCGCGAGCGCACAGAGGGCGGCGGCGAGAGGCAGGCGGCGCATCTACCCTCTCAACGGGCAGCGCGGGGAAAAGTCACACGGGACAACCTTGGTAGGGCTCCCCACCCTACGGTCGCGTATGCGCTTCGACCCAGACAGCACCGCGCTCATCGTCGTCGACATGCAGAACGGCTTCTGTCACCCCGACGGTAGCCTCTATGCCCCGCCAAGCGAGGACGCCATCGGGCCCGTCACCGACCTGGTCGAGCGAGCACGGGCGGCCGACGCGTCGGTCGTGTTCACCCGCGACGTCCACCCGCCCGAGCAGTTCGACGACGCCCACTACTACGACGAGTTCGAGCGCTGGGGCGAGCACGTCCTCGAGGGCTCTCGGGAGGCCCAGCTCGTCGACGAGCTCGTCCCGCGCGAGGACGAGCTGGTCGTCGAGAAACACACCTACGACGCCTTCTACCGGACCCAACTGGAGGGGTGGCTCGACACCCACGCTATCGACGACCTGGTCGTCTGCGGGACGCTCGCGAACGTCTGTGTCCTGCACACGGCCTCCAGCGCCGGCCTCCGCGACTTCCGGCCCGTCCTGGTCGAGGACGCCGTCGGCTTCATCGAACCCGACCACCGCGAGTACGCCCTCGAGCACGCCGACTGGCTGTTCGGCGAGGTGACCGAGCGCGAGCGCGTCGCCTTCGCCTGACCGCTACTCGATACGGACCCGGACGCGCTCCCCGACGGCCAGGTCGACGCCCTCGCCGACGAGTTTCACGCCGGCGTCGTCCCGGGAGCAGAACAGCGCCAGCCCGGTCACCGGGTCGCCGTTCGCCAGCACGGTCACGTCGTCCCAGGCGACCGTCCGTCCCTCGGGGACGCCCACGCGCCGACCAGCCAGGCCGACCGGCCGGTCCCGTCCACGCTCGCCCGAACCGAGCACCCCGCCCCGCTCGTAGTGTGGGAGTCCGCCGTCGAGGACGCCGCCCGCCCCCTCGGCGACCCCCACGAACCGCTCGCCCGGCGCCGGATGGACCGGCCGGTCGAGGCGTGCCCACGTCTCCCCGGCCTCGACGACGGTCCCGGTGCCGTCCCATGCCAGGGGCTCGACGTCGACGCCGACGTCGACGGGCAGCGACCCCGCCGCCCGGTAGGGATTCGCGTCGTGCTCGCGAAAGCCCAGGTGGACGTGGTTCGGGACCCAGGGGGCGAAGAAGCCGGCCCGCACCAGCTCGCCCAGGTCATCGCCGACGGCTACCCTCTCACCTGCCTCGACGCTCGGCGCGACGTGGAGCAGGCGCGCGACGTACCCGCCGGTGTCGACCAGAATCAGGTAGTCGTGCTCGGCGGCGTAGGGCTGGGGCGGTGCTCTGACCTGTCGCGTCTCGATCACCACGCCGGCGACCGGTGAGGGCGCCCGACTGCCAGCCGGATACAGGTCTATCGCACACCCCTCGTCGTGGGCTGCGAACGGCGAGTTGTACAGCGAGAACCGGTAGTAGCGGTACAATACGTCCCCGGGAACCGTGACCATCGGTGGCGATTCGGCTCGCACCGGCATGTGGCTGTCGCCCGAGGGTTCAAATACGAGGCCGGGACCAGACCCGCCGTGCGCTGACCGCCGCCGCGGCGGGGGCAGCGGGTGTGCGACACGTCCCGTCGCGGCCGCCGTGTGTCGCCTGTTCGCACTCTGTGACCGACAGGAGGGTTTTGTCCGCCCGGCCCCAAGCGGTGCCATGCGACTCCTCCGGGGCCGGGCCGACGACCACGAGCGCGACTACGGGCGGACGCGCGAGCTGGTCGCCCGCGTCGACGAGGACCGTGAGCCCGCGCTCCGGGTCTGGACCCCCCACCGCCAGGTCGCCTTCGGCCGCCGGGACCGCCGCGCCGAGGGGTACGACCGCGCCCGGGCGGCCGCCACGGAACGGGGCTACGCCGTCCTCGAGCGCGAGGTGGGCGGCCGTGCCGTCGCCTACACCGGCACCACCGTCGCGCTCGCGCTCGCGGAACCGACCGCCGACGGCCGGGACAGCATTCTGGCCCGGTACGACCGCGTGACCGACGCCGTCCGCCGGGCACTCCGGGCCCTCGGCGTCGACGCCCGTGACGGCGAACCGCCCGACGCCTTCTGCCCGGGCACGCACTCGCTCCAGGCCGGCGGCAAGCTCGTCGGCCTCGCCCAGCGGGTCCGCCAGTCCGTCGCGCTCACCGCCGGCGTCGTCGTGGTCCGGGACCACGAGGCACTCGCCGCCGTGCTCGACCCGGTGTACGCGGCGCTCGACGTTCCCTTCGACCCGAAATCTGTGGGCAGCGTCGCCTCCGCCGGCGGCGACGACGACCCCGAGACGGTCCGCCGTACACTTGAGGACGCGCTCGTCGGCGGGGCGACGCCACGCACCGAGCGTATCCGAGACACTTAGGGGCGCCCCCGGCCGACCTGGAGGTATGCTCATCCGCAACGCGACGCTCGCCGACGGCCGCCAGCGCGACGTCCTGGTGCGTGGCGAGACCATCGCCGAGGTCGGACGCGACCTCTCGCCCGTAGACGAGGCGGTCATCGAGGCGACGGGCAAGCGCCTGGTTCCCGGTATGATCGACGTCCACGTCCACTTCCGCCAGCCGGGGTACCCCCACAAGGAGACCTGGACATCGGGTTCGCGGGCCGCCGCGGCCGGCGGCGTGACAACCGTCGTCGACCAGCCCAACACCGACCCGCCGACGGTCGACGGCGAGGCTTTCGATCGGAAGGCCGAGTTCGCCGCCGACTCGCTGGTCGACTGGGGGATAAACGGCGGCGTCACCGCCGACTGGGCGCCCGAGGACCTCCTCGAGCGACGACTCTTTGCCCTCGGCGAGGTGTTCCTGGCGGACTCGACCGGCGACATGGGGATCGAGGCCGACCTCTTCGAGGACGCGCTCGCGGCCGCCACCGAGCGCGACGTCACGGTGACAGTCCACGCGGAGGACGCCGACTACTTCAACCAGGACGCGACGGCCCGCGACGACGCCGACGCCTGGAGCGCCTACCGGACCGCCGAGGCCGAGGCCGAGGCGGTCGAGCGGGCCTGCCGGGTCGCGACCGACCACGACGCGACCATCCACATCGCCCACACGTCGACGCCGGAGGGCATCGACATCGCCGCCGACGCCGGAATGACCACCGAGGTGACGCCCCACCACCTCCTGCTGTCCCGGCGCGACCTCTCGGAGCTTGGGACCTTCGGCCGGATGAACCC
The DNA window shown above is from Haloarcula halobia and carries:
- a CDS encoding Hvo_1808 family surface protein produces the protein MRRLPLAAALCALALVLAGCQAPGSPSTSDGATQRTATGTPTPETFVLDVETETAATATEAKNGTAPESDDPRPDPETDRLGWEAGYWANESLAVTTDDGLNETERAAVVARTMARVETIRDLEFEESVPVRVVSRAAYRNRSGGSADETLGRFDNAKFEALFLVGEDRDAIAAQDRQFGASVLGYYSPSASAIVLVTETETPRLSERTLAHELVHALQDQHVDLASDARTRDAVQGRNGLLEGDATTVGARYAERCGGPWDCLERPARGGGGARHFGLNVLEYFPYSDGPGLVATLRERGGWAAVNDAYDDVPDSAAEVIDPSKYPAWRAESVDLADRSSGEWTRVRPDGRPDYAVVGPSAITASLAYTLTDDYNESAVVRRADVVNYENGAVDRTDPYNYDLPATRGWRGGRMHVYASGAETAYVWKTVWTTESEARTFAAAWERVVGHWGGEATADGVWVVEEASPFADAVSIRVDGRTVTVVNAPTEDELEEVHDA
- a CDS encoding cysteine hydrolase family protein, translated to MRFDPDSTALIVVDMQNGFCHPDGSLYAPPSEDAIGPVTDLVERARAADASVVFTRDVHPPEQFDDAHYYDEFERWGEHVLEGSREAQLVDELVPREDELVVEKHTYDAFYRTQLEGWLDTHAIDDLVVCGTLANVCVLHTASSAGLRDFRPVLVEDAVGFIEPDHREYALEHADWLFGEVTERERVAFA
- a CDS encoding lipoate--protein ligase family protein — its product is MRLLRGRADDHERDYGRTRELVARVDEDREPALRVWTPHRQVAFGRRDRRAEGYDRARAAATERGYAVLEREVGGRAVAYTGTTVALALAEPTADGRDSILARYDRVTDAVRRALRALGVDARDGEPPDAFCPGTHSLQAGGKLVGLAQRVRQSVALTAGVVVVRDHEALAAVLDPVYAALDVPFDPKSVGSVASAGGDDDPETVRRTLEDALVGGATPRTERIRDT
- a CDS encoding dihydroorotase, yielding MLIRNATLADGRQRDVLVRGETIAEVGRDLSPVDEAVIEATGKRLVPGMIDVHVHFRQPGYPHKETWTSGSRAAAAGGVTTVVDQPNTDPPTVDGEAFDRKAEFAADSLVDWGINGGVTADWAPEDLLERRLFALGEVFLADSTGDMGIEADLFEDALAAATERDVTVTVHAEDADYFNQDATARDDADAWSAYRTAEAEAEAVERACRVATDHDATIHIAHTSTPEGIDIAADAGMTTEVTPHHLLLSRRDLSELGTFGRMNPPLRREKRRQEVYDRVADGTVDMIATDHAPHTRAEKDASIWDAPSGVPGVETALPLLLAEAADPDTPLTYERVRDLTAANPAAVFDVPQKGTVEPGNDADLVLVDTTETTEVRAAERHTDCGWTPFEGFEAAFPEWTMVRGTVVYERDPEGDVFYDHRGENVRDADAELLE